The following are from one region of the Halosolutus amylolyticus genome:
- a CDS encoding aminotransferase class I/II-fold pyridoxal phosphate-dependent enzyme, which yields MDDRDRGFDLEGRLGDLEANDLKRALAPADRVAERGYFAAPSGGDLPVLEADEALVFASNNYLGLTDDQRIQDAARQAAATVGTGAGASRLVTGDTLVHRDLERQLAETKGTDRALAFSSGYAANVGTIAALSPDVIFSDEYNHASIVDGCRLSGADIVVYDHCDAASLRSKLEARADRPEAETESWLIVTDSVFSMDGTVAPLEAICDAAEAVGAWVMVDEAHATGLYAKGGGVVQAEGLADRVQIQLGTLSKTLASQGGYVAGSDALIECLINDARSFVFSTGLNPPAAAAASEALHVARHGSARERLWENVSHLRDGLESMGFTVLGDSQILPVMVGDRGDALALADAIRDRNVVAPAIRPPTVPEGTSRIRVAPMATHDTDDVVACLEAFQAAGQEVGLL from the coding sequence ATGGACGATCGCGACCGCGGGTTCGACCTGGAGGGGCGACTCGGCGACCTCGAGGCGAACGACCTGAAGCGAGCGCTGGCTCCCGCCGATCGGGTCGCCGAGCGCGGCTACTTCGCGGCGCCGTCGGGCGGCGACCTGCCGGTGCTCGAGGCCGACGAAGCACTGGTCTTCGCATCGAACAACTATCTCGGGTTGACCGACGACCAGCGCATCCAGGATGCGGCCCGACAGGCCGCCGCGACGGTCGGCACGGGAGCGGGGGCCAGCCGCCTCGTAACCGGCGATACCCTGGTCCACCGCGACCTCGAACGGCAACTCGCCGAGACCAAGGGGACCGATCGCGCGCTCGCGTTCTCCTCGGGGTACGCCGCCAACGTGGGGACGATCGCGGCACTGTCCCCGGACGTCATCTTCTCCGACGAGTACAATCACGCGAGTATCGTCGACGGCTGCCGGCTCTCGGGAGCCGATATCGTCGTCTACGACCACTGCGACGCCGCGAGCCTGCGGTCGAAGCTCGAAGCGCGTGCCGATCGCCCCGAGGCCGAGACGGAATCGTGGCTGATCGTCACCGACTCGGTGTTCAGCATGGACGGCACCGTCGCGCCGCTCGAGGCGATCTGTGACGCCGCCGAGGCGGTCGGCGCGTGGGTCATGGTCGACGAGGCCCACGCGACCGGCCTCTACGCCAAGGGTGGCGGCGTCGTGCAGGCGGAGGGGCTCGCCGACCGGGTCCAGATCCAGCTGGGGACGCTGTCGAAGACGCTCGCCAGCCAGGGCGGCTACGTCGCCGGCAGCGACGCCCTGATCGAGTGTCTGATCAACGACGCCCGATCGTTCGTCTTCTCGACGGGGCTGAATCCGCCGGCCGCCGCGGCCGCGAGCGAAGCGTTACACGTCGCGCGTCACGGGAGCGCCCGGGAACGACTCTGGGAGAACGTCTCCCACCTCCGGGACGGACTGGAGTCGATGGGCTTTACGGTGCTTGGGGACTCCCAGATCCTCCCCGTCATGGTCGGCGATCGGGGCGACGCGCTCGCCCTGGCCGACGCGATCCGGGATCGGAACGTCGTCGCGCCGGCGATCCGGCCGCCGACCGTCCCCGAGGGGACCAGCCGGATCCGCGTCGCGCCGATGGCGACCCACGACACCGACGATGTCGTGGCCTGTCTCGAGGCGTTCCAGGCCGCCGGTCAGGAGGTCGGGTTGCTGTGA
- a CDS encoding DUF7576 family protein — MTSDRPDFWKGCVQCGAEYSNADPPPIVDIVTDGGNVSPISFCSNECKEAWISD; from the coding sequence ATGACGAGCGACAGACCGGATTTCTGGAAGGGTTGTGTCCAATGCGGGGCAGAGTACAGCAACGCCGATCCCCCACCGATCGTCGACATCGTAACTGACGGTGGCAACGTCTCTCCGATCTCGTTCTGTAGCAACGAGTGCAAAGAGGCTTGGATAAGCGACTAA
- a CDS encoding HalOD1 output domain-containing protein: MKYRTIYAGIFIHGCLRTAVNPAQTTTTSWITLREPDSITEAIVTAVADAEGTSPLELQPLATVIDPDALDKLVRADENVTAEFAYHGYQVCVSGDGQVAVRE; the protein is encoded by the coding sequence GTGAAGTATCGAACTATCTATGCCGGGATTTTTATACATGGCTGTCTTCGTACTGCTGTGAACCCCGCGCAAACCACTACGACCTCATGGATAACCCTCCGAGAGCCTGATTCGATCACAGAGGCCATTGTCACCGCCGTTGCCGATGCAGAAGGAACGTCACCGCTGGAATTGCAACCACTGGCCACAGTGATCGACCCGGATGCCCTCGACAAACTCGTTCGAGCTGACGAGAATGTAACTGCCGAGTTCGCCTATCACGGATACCAAGTGTGCGTTTCCGGTGACGGACAAGTCGCAGTGAGAGAGTAG